The following are encoded together in the Zingiber officinale cultivar Zhangliang chromosome 8A, Zo_v1.1, whole genome shotgun sequence genome:
- the LOC122009551 gene encoding disease resistance protein RPS2-like, whose product MADIISGISSIFTCLKGCCFQSCNYIVSFEGAISSLIAELDQLKSKSMDIKRQVEAAQRDELNVKQEVLGWVKSLEDLSSEAENINAAYRRKFKCLCNFPINVCSSYPLRTRAEAALTAAADLKKKAGEFADVADDLDVDRVLEVPNPKVIGMDTALEELQGHVRDDDVIIIGIHGMGGVGKTALLRRFNNDFAGKELDNLDVVIYLDLPTEYQVEELQKPLFSQLKLTWKDEATQRDRAGRLFRVLSKMRFLLLLDNVWEPLNCQVVGIPLPQPPSKSKIVFATRMEDVCSRMGAEKTIKLECLSSEEAWDLFRFNAKLNLASTDASILDLARALARQCAGLPAALISVAHAMASKRTFAEWRHVLAIMKEAPFQLPGMEEHVYHPLKLSYDRLSDTLRTCASNFALVQEGRLLSKQYVTDLWIGQGFINDFEKSSDTSDKASYLLGMLLAASLIQRFDDKYFKMHPMVRSMILWMECDCGKKESKWLKRDGHGLAEAPGAEKWRVAERISLGWNNIALLPDEPQCPDLIYLNLRKNPPLRNIPNKFFSHMPCLRILDLQQTSIEELPSGIGNLSQLQLLDLSFTKIASLPREIQALVNLRYLAMPSATHLRSISSAVIPCLHRLQWLDIYNSYSGWRVAGALQSDGEGILLDELESLKKLKVLGITISSETALRRLSELQRLAAAVHWLQIEGCGTLARLDIPSTYCFGENMKNLKQIRLQAMPDLEEVIIGGDLHARNALSCLNFLYLSALPKAKIIWKNRCLANLCGLDIQDCNVIDRLLKLEDNAANSTETITIFPRLTKIVLRKLPELESLSDGDRVIAFPSLKTMEVRNCPKLKKLTLVAENLREIQCDKEWWDKLDWSDERTLSFQKLFKQAD is encoded by the coding sequence ATGGCCGATATCATTTCAGGCATCTCCTCTATCTTCACTTGTCTCAAGGGTTGCTGTTTCCAATCTTGCAACTACATCGTCTCATTTGAGGGGGCCATCTCGTCTTTGATCGCAGAGCTCGACCAACTCAAGAGCAAAAGCATGGATATTAAGAGGCAAGTCGAGGCGGCCCAAAGGGATGAGCTCAATGTAAAGCAAGAAGTCCTCGGTTGGGTTAAATCTCTCGAAGACCTCTCTTCGGAGGCTGAAAACATAAATGCCGCGTACCGCCGGAAGTTCAAGTGTCTCTGCAACTTTCCTATTAATGTGTGCTCCAGCTACCCCCTCAGAACCAGAGCTGAGGCGGCGCTCACGGCGGCGGCCGATCTTAAGAAGAAGGCCGGAGAGTTCGCCGACGTGGCTGATGACCTGGATGTCGATCGCGTTCTTGAGGTGCCGAATCCTAAAGTCATCGGCATGGATACAGCCTTGGAGGAACTGCAAGGCCATGTAAGAGATGACGACGTCATCATCATTGGCATTCACGGCATGGGCGGCGTCGGCAAGACGGCACTTTTGAGAAGATTCAACAATGATTTCGCAGGGAAGGAATTGGACAATCTGGATGTCGTCATCTACCTCGACTTACCGACGGAGTACCAAGTGGAGGAGCTCCAGAAGCCCCTCTTCTCTCAATTGAAACTCACATGGAAAGACGAGGCAACGCAGAGGGACAGAGCCGGCCGCCTTTTCCGCGTGCTGAGCAAGATGAGATTTTTACTGTTGCTGGATAACGTATGGGAGCCCTTGAACTGTCAGGTCGTGGGAATTCCACTTCCCCAGCCGCCGTCCAAGAGCAAGATCGTGTTCGCCACCCGCATGGAGGATGTCTGCAGCCGCATGGGCGCCGAGAAGACGATCAAACTAGAATGCTTGTCGAGTGAGGAGGCTTGGGATCTCTTCAGATTCAACGCAAAGCTGAATCTCGCCAGCACCGACGCATCGATACTGGATCTGGCGAGAGCTTTGGCTCGACAGTGCGCCGGCTTACCGGCGGCGCTCATCTCCGTGGCGCATGCAATGGCGAGCAAAAGGACGTTCGCGGAGTGGAGGCATGTGCTGGCCATCATGAAGGAGGCTCCGTTCCAGCTTCCAGGAATGGAGGAGCATGTCTATCATCCACTTAAACTCTCCTACGACCGTCTGAGCGACACATTGCGAACGTGCGCGTCCAACTTCGCCCTGGTGCAGGAAGGACGGTTGCTGAGCAAACAATACGTTACGGATCTCTGGATCGGCCAAGGTTTCATCAACGACTTCGAGAAATCATCAGATACTTCAGACAAAGCATCATATCTGCTCGGAATGCTACTCGCGGCGTCTCTGATACAAAGATTCGACGACAAGTACTTCAAAATGCACCCTATGGTTCGCTCCATGATATTGTGGATGGAATGCGATTGCGGGAAGAAGGAGAGCAAATGGCTGAAAAGAGATGGACATGGTCTTGCAGAAGCACCTGGAGCAGAGAAGTGGAGAGTCGCCGAGAGGATATCTTTGGGCTGGAACAACATAGCTCTTCTTCCTGACGAGCCTCAGTGCCCCGATTTGATCTACTTGAATCTCCGAAAAAATCCTCCTCTCAGGAACATACCCAACAAGTTTTTCTCCCACATGCCTTGTCTCAGAATCCTTGATCTTCAGCAGACATCCATAGAAGAGCTTCCATCGGGGATTGGCAATCTTTCCCAGCTCCAATTGCTTGATTTATCTTTTACAAAGATTGCGTCTCTGCCGAGGGAGATTCAAGCTCTGGTGAATCTCAGATATTTGGCGATGCCATCAGCTACACATTTGAGAAGCATTTCTAGCGCTGTCATACCTTGTCTTCACCGACTGCAATGGCTGGATATATACAACAGCTACAGTGGGTGGAGAGTGGCGGGAGCCCTGCAATCGGATGGAGAGGGGATACTTCTCGACGAGTTAGAAAGCTTGAAGAAATTGAAGGTTCTTGGCATCACCATAAGCTCGGAAACTGCTCTTCGAAGACTCTCCGAGTTGCAAAGGCTTGCAGCCGCTGTGCATTGGCTCCAGATCGAAGGCTGTGGAACCTTGGCGCGTCTCGACATTCCATCTACTTATTGTTTTGGAGAAAACATGAAGAATTTGAAACAGATCCGACTCCAAGCGATGCCTGATCTTGAAGAGGTAATCATTGGTGGTGATCTTCATGCGCGCAATGCTCTATCATGCCTTAACTTCCTTTATCTCTCGGCTCTCCCAAAAGCTAAGATTATATGGAAGAACAGGTGTTTAGCGAATCTATGTGGGCTGGACATTCAAGATTGCAATGTAATTGATCGGCTACTGAAGTTGGAAGACAATGCAGCTAATTCTACGGAGACTATTACAATCTTCCCTAGATTAACAAAAATTGTGCTTCGAAAGTTACCAGAGTTGGAGAGTTTGAGTGACGGAGATCGAGTAATAGCATTCCCTTCCCTGAAGACCATGGAAGTGAGGAATTGTCCCAAGCTAAAGAAGCTGACATTGGTTGCTGAAAACCTGCGAGAGATCCAATGTGACAAAGAATGGTGGGATAAGCTAGATTGGTCAGATGAAAGAACATTGTCCTTCCAGAAACTCTTCAAGCAAGCGGATTGA